One window of Prochlorococcus marinus XMU1405 genomic DNA carries:
- the bcp gene encoding thioredoxin-dependent thiol peroxidase produces MALKVGDKAPEFKLKDSSEKEVSLSDFKGKRIILYFYPKDNTPGCTKEACNFKENWDLLQKNNIVVLGISKDNASSHQKFIEKFNLPFILLTDPEPFKVSSDYDSYGLKKFMGKEYMGMMRNTFLIDTDGNIEKIYFKVKAAIMADHIIADLGLS; encoded by the coding sequence ATGGCTCTTAAGGTTGGCGACAAAGCACCAGAATTTAAATTAAAAGATTCTTCAGAGAAAGAAGTTTCTCTTAGTGATTTTAAAGGTAAAAGAATAATACTATATTTTTATCCAAAAGATAATACTCCAGGATGTACTAAAGAAGCATGCAATTTTAAAGAGAATTGGGATTTACTTCAAAAAAATAATATAGTGGTGCTTGGTATTAGTAAAGATAATGCATCCTCTCATCAGAAGTTTATAGAGAAATTTAATTTACCTTTTATTCTTTTAACTGATCCTGAACCTTTTAAAGTTTCTTCTGATTACGATAGCTATGGACTTAAGAAATTCATGGGAAAAGAATATATGGGAATGATGAGAAATACTTTTTTGATCGATACTGATGGTAACATCGAAAAAATCTACTTCAAGGTAAAAGCAGCAATAATGGCTGATCATATAATTGCTGACCTTGGGTTAAGCTAA
- a CDS encoding type III pantothenate kinase, with translation MVSDINFLLVGNSRLHWAKYSKNQSKFFHTKKKQKVPENINLDQLIWSSVGKLPNFLLKKENEIKTKDIQLSNLPDYFGVDRALACIAALKIIENPFKKDLLIADFGTILSITKLNSNGSIIGGQLLPGFLTQLKSMEQNTNNLRVPKKYDIPIKDFLINTEEAILKGVINSLTGVINSLFNPEKDILIICGGDSQLITKSLKTQKENIINSPNLVMEGMIIHHLSVKN, from the coding sequence ATGGTCTCAGATATAAATTTTTTATTAGTTGGCAATAGTAGGCTTCATTGGGCAAAATATTCTAAAAATCAATCTAAATTCTTCCATACCAAAAAAAAGCAAAAAGTTCCCGAAAATATAAATCTTGATCAATTAATTTGGTCTTCTGTAGGAAAACTACCAAATTTTTTGCTTAAAAAAGAAAATGAAATAAAAACTAAAGATATTCAATTATCAAATCTTCCTGATTATTTTGGAGTTGATAGAGCTCTTGCCTGTATTGCCGCTTTAAAAATTATTGAAAACCCTTTCAAAAAAGATTTGCTAATTGCAGATTTTGGAACAATATTATCAATAACAAAATTGAATTCAAATGGATCTATTATTGGAGGTCAACTTCTTCCAGGTTTTCTAACACAATTAAAATCAATGGAACAAAATACAAACAATCTTAGAGTTCCCAAAAAGTATGATATTCCGATCAAAGATTTTTTAATTAATACAGAAGAAGCAATTTTAAAAGGGGTAATCAACTCTCTTACTGGCGTGATTAATAGTTTATTTAATCCCGAAAAGGATATTTTAATAATCTGTGGAGGAGACTCTCAATTAATCACAAAATCTCTAAAGACTCAAAAAGAAAATATTATCAATTCTCCTAATTTAGTTATGGAGGGGATGATTATTCATCACCTATCCGTAAAAAATTAG
- a CDS encoding phosphoadenylyl-sulfate reductase, whose protein sequence is MIEKIHKDIQTCLSKYNQELVDMKPQGMLTWGYEKFDNQFAITTSFGIQSSVLLDMVSKLSLQKKIKIFWIDTGYLPPETYHYAEKLIDNLSLEVEVLQSELSPARMEAKYGKLWETKKENDLDKYHELRKIKPLENGLEKNDIFCWASGVRSSQTENRNKMKFIDVIRQRLSLRPLLNWTNKDIFYYMEENDLPAHPLFVKGYSSVGDWHSSSPDGIETKGRDTRFGGIKQECGIHTNN, encoded by the coding sequence ATGATTGAAAAAATCCACAAAGATATTCAAACTTGCTTGAGCAAATATAATCAAGAGCTTGTAGATATGAAACCCCAAGGAATGCTTACATGGGGTTATGAAAAGTTTGATAATCAATTTGCTATTACAACAAGTTTTGGTATACAGTCATCAGTCCTTTTAGATATGGTCAGCAAATTATCTCTACAAAAAAAAATCAAAATATTTTGGATAGATACAGGTTACCTTCCTCCAGAAACATACCATTACGCTGAAAAGCTTATTGATAATTTATCCTTAGAAGTTGAAGTTCTGCAAAGTGAATTATCTCCAGCAAGAATGGAGGCCAAATACGGAAAACTTTGGGAAACAAAAAAAGAGAATGATTTAGATAAGTACCATGAATTGAGAAAGATAAAACCTTTAGAAAATGGTCTAGAAAAAAATGATATTTTCTGCTGGGCAAGCGGTGTTAGATCAAGTCAAACAGAAAATAGAAACAAAATGAAATTCATAGACGTAATTCGTCAAAGACTCTCTTTAAGACCTTTATTAAATTGGACAAATAAAGATATTTTTTATTATATGGAAGAGAATGATTTACCTGCCCATCCACTTTTTGTCAAAGGTTATTCTTCTGTAGGAGATTGGCATTCAAGTAGTCCAGATGGTATTGAAACAAAGGGCAGAGATACAAGATTTGGAGGGATTAAACAAGAATGTGGAATACACACTAATAATTAA
- a CDS encoding NAD(P)/FAD-dependent oxidoreductase, whose product MKSIQKPIVIVGAGFAGMTFALTLKNLNPSIPILVVDSETNFIFKPLMYEVLSKEIRSWEAAPKFENIFSDAGITFLRNCLTKISFEENILEFSDELKLSYQYLVICTGSIPNSFFIKGVDENCYFFNDIHDLNKINSFLKKSQHTALHKKLFIVGGGPSGIELACKIKDIFTDKFEINVIEKSNEILNKNKIFNREQAEKALEKRKINVLLNSTVKEVSETKISISSEVGITSLDKDIVIWTAGVRPNLSYLETDQITKKCGRILVNNNLQIENHKNCFAIGDISVIEGMEDLPITAQVAMQEGNHLANNLELLIQGKDPLPFKFQDNGEMISLGIGEASISGLGVTLSGKLAFEARRLIYASKLPDITESLKSASSWIFQKKSIFKKFLKKDYSN is encoded by the coding sequence ATGAAATCAATACAAAAACCAATAGTAATAGTTGGAGCAGGTTTTGCAGGTATGACATTTGCTTTGACTTTAAAGAACCTTAACCCTTCTATACCGATTCTTGTGGTTGATTCTGAAACTAACTTTATATTTAAACCTTTAATGTACGAAGTTTTAAGTAAAGAAATAAGAAGTTGGGAAGCAGCCCCAAAATTTGAAAATATTTTTTCTGATGCGGGTATAACTTTTTTAAGAAATTGTTTAACCAAGATTTCCTTCGAAGAAAATATTCTTGAATTTAGTGACGAATTAAAATTAAGTTATCAGTATCTCGTGATCTGTACAGGATCTATTCCAAATAGTTTTTTTATAAAAGGTGTAGATGAAAATTGTTATTTTTTTAATGATATTCATGATTTAAATAAAATAAATTCTTTTTTAAAAAAATCACAACATACTGCGTTGCATAAAAAGTTATTCATAGTTGGAGGTGGTCCTTCTGGCATCGAGTTGGCATGCAAAATTAAAGATATATTTACAGACAAATTTGAAATTAATGTAATAGAAAAATCAAACGAAATCCTCAATAAAAACAAAATTTTTAATAGAGAACAAGCAGAGAAGGCATTAGAAAAGAGAAAAATCAATGTTCTTTTGAATTCCACAGTTAAAGAAGTCTCAGAAACTAAGATAAGCATTTCTAGTGAGGTTGGAATAACTTCCTTGGATAAAGATATTGTTATTTGGACAGCAGGTGTTAGACCTAATTTGTCTTACTTAGAAACTGATCAAATAACAAAAAAATGTGGACGAATTTTAGTTAATAACAATTTGCAAATAGAAAACCATAAAAACTGTTTTGCTATTGGAGATATTTCAGTTATTGAAGGAATGGAGGATTTGCCCATAACTGCCCAGGTTGCTATGCAGGAAGGAAATCATCTTGCTAATAATTTAGAACTTTTAATTCAAGGAAAAGATCCTTTACCTTTTAAATTTCAAGATAACGGTGAAATGATTAGCTTAGGAATAGGCGAAGCTTCAATTTCTGGGCTTGGGGTTACTTTATCTGGGAAATTGGCTTTTGAGGCAAGAAGACTTATATATGCTTCCAAGTTGCCTGATATTACAGAAAGCTTAAAATCTGCATCTTCATGGATATTCCAAAAAAAATCTATTTTTAAAAAGTTTCTTAAAAAAGATTATTCGAATTAA
- a CDS encoding SLC13 family permease codes for MNLIAVVSNNFDAFITVVVLIMSIILFIRNTIAPELTGLLCVGIFISTGVLSPEKALAGFGSPSLITLMGLFAVSSALFKSGALDRVRELISSESIRTPRKLISLIAFLIAPISGIVPNTPVVASLLPLIESWCARRNISPSKVLLPLSFATLLGGTLTLLGSSVNLLVSDISQQLGYGGLELFSLTSIGIPVWLIGTTYMILVSDMLLPDRGRDKEFIKNGDMNIYFTEVTIPSTSELVGQSVRNSRLQRRFDVDVLELQRNGKVILPPLADRKIEPDDRLIIRVTRADLFRLQQEHTILLGENKTSFNGTNVFSDDEGTKTFEALLPAGSTLAGASLRELRFRQRHNATVLALRRGQQTVQERLGQAVLRAGDVLLLQAPLDSIRGLQASNDLLILDQFEDDLPFLIKKPISIAIAIGMVVLPSVSNIPLVGSVLLAVIAMVACGCLRPAEIQKSIRLDVILLLGSLSCFSVAMQITGLADVIAVNLNFALNGMPLYFALVVIFVSTVILTQFISNAASVALILPVAIEFSNVLEISPRALIMLVLFGASQSFLTPMGYQTNLMVYGPGRYRFFDIAKYGAGLTLIMSFTVPALIILNYG; via the coding sequence ATGAATTTAATTGCAGTAGTTAGTAATAATTTTGATGCGTTTATAACGGTAGTTGTTTTAATAATGTCAATAATTTTGTTTATAAGAAATACTATTGCACCTGAATTGACTGGTTTGTTATGTGTCGGAATATTTATATCTACTGGGGTTCTTTCTCCTGAAAAAGCTTTAGCTGGATTTGGTAGCCCTTCTTTAATTACCCTTATGGGTTTATTTGCAGTTTCTTCAGCATTATTTAAAAGTGGTGCCTTAGACAGAGTAAGAGAATTGATTTCTTCTGAAAGTATTCGAACTCCAAGGAAATTAATTTCTTTAATAGCTTTTTTGATTGCTCCAATATCTGGAATTGTACCTAATACTCCAGTGGTAGCATCTTTGTTACCTTTAATTGAAAGTTGGTGCGCGCGAAGAAATATATCACCATCAAAAGTTTTATTACCTCTTTCTTTCGCTACTTTACTCGGGGGAACTCTGACATTATTAGGTAGTTCAGTAAATCTTCTCGTAAGTGATATTAGTCAACAATTAGGTTATGGAGGTTTGGAATTATTTAGTTTGACTTCAATAGGAATTCCTGTATGGCTTATAGGTACAACCTATATGATTCTCGTTTCTGACATGCTTTTGCCAGATAGAGGGAGAGATAAGGAGTTTATTAAAAATGGTGATATGAATATATATTTTACCGAAGTTACTATTCCCTCTACTTCAGAATTAGTTGGACAATCTGTCAGAAATAGTAGATTGCAAAGACGATTTGACGTTGATGTTCTGGAATTACAACGAAATGGAAAAGTTATTCTTCCTCCATTGGCTGATAGAAAGATTGAACCGGATGATAGATTAATAATCCGCGTTACAAGGGCAGACTTATTTAGGCTGCAGCAGGAACATACTATTCTATTAGGAGAAAACAAAACATCTTTCAATGGGACTAATGTTTTCTCAGATGATGAAGGTACTAAGACCTTTGAAGCCTTGTTACCAGCTGGTTCAACGTTAGCTGGTGCAAGTTTGAGAGAATTAAGATTTAGGCAGCGTCATAATGCAACAGTTTTAGCATTAAGAAGAGGTCAACAAACTGTTCAGGAGAGATTAGGACAAGCTGTTTTAAGGGCTGGAGATGTTTTATTATTGCAAGCACCGCTAGATTCAATAAGAGGTTTACAAGCTAGTAATGATTTGCTTATTTTAGATCAATTCGAGGATGACTTGCCTTTTTTGATAAAAAAACCTATATCGATTGCAATTGCAATAGGAATGGTGGTTTTGCCTTCCGTTTCTAATATTCCATTAGTAGGTTCAGTTCTTTTGGCAGTGATTGCAATGGTTGCTTGTGGATGTTTAAGACCTGCAGAGATACAAAAATCAATTAGGTTAGACGTGATTTTATTGCTGGGATCCTTATCGTGTTTTAGTGTAGCTATGCAGATAACTGGATTAGCAGATGTAATTGCAGTTAATTTAAACTTTGCCCTTAACGGAATGCCTCTTTATTTTGCACTAGTTGTAATTTTTGTATCTACAGTTATTCTTACGCAATTTATAAGTAATGCTGCTTCGGTTGCTTTGATTTTGCCTGTTGCTATTGAATTCTCAAATGTTTTAGAAATTTCACCAAGAGCTTTAATAATGCTTGTTTTATTCGGTGCAAGTCAATCTTTCTTGACTCCAATGGGTTATCAAACAAATTTAATGGTTTATGGTCCTGGAAGATATAGATTTTTTGATATCGCAAAATATGGAGCTGGATTAACACTTATAATGTCATTTACTGTGCCAGCATTGATAATTTTAAATTACGGGTAA
- a CDS encoding potassium transporter TrkG encodes MKFTSKVYKLKDAYKKLSVPQFTIVTGLFIICLGTLILSSPLCSSSKVGLWEAFFTSTSAITVTGLTIIDIGVDLNFFGQVFLAFMLLSGGLGLMAITTFLQGFVVKGTKLRTRLDKGKTLDEFGVGGIGRTFQSIAITAIIIISLGAIVLYSFGFVDIQNNWERLWSSIFHSISAYNNAGFSLMSNSLQDYRTNYLVNSVFVFLIVMGGLGWRVIDDIWSNKKNLSYKKLSLHSRLVIRTTLSLILFGSLGFFITESLLNSQFFNDLNLFERLISSIFETVSARTAGFTNFPISLNSISDTGLLLLMTLMFIGASTGGTGGGIKTTTFIALMAATRSTLRGQKDVIISNRLISDKVILKAVGITVGSLLFVLLMAMLLSTTNTFVKKESFTFLEILFTCVSAFATVGFDIGLTAKLNHFGQFILIVGMFVGRLGILLLLSALWQALYKSRIDRQKRIGYPRADLYV; translated from the coding sequence GTGAAATTCACAAGTAAGGTTTATAAGTTAAAAGATGCTTACAAAAAGCTATCTGTACCTCAATTTACTATTGTTACAGGCTTGTTTATTATTTGCCTTGGAACTTTAATTTTGAGCTCTCCATTATGTTCATCTTCAAAGGTTGGTTTGTGGGAAGCATTTTTTACATCTACTTCTGCAATAACCGTTACTGGCTTAACCATAATAGATATTGGTGTTGATTTAAATTTCTTTGGCCAAGTTTTCTTAGCTTTTATGCTTTTATCAGGTGGTCTAGGATTAATGGCCATTACAACATTTTTACAAGGGTTTGTTGTAAAGGGGACAAAGCTAAGAACTAGATTAGACAAAGGAAAGACTTTAGATGAATTTGGAGTTGGAGGAATTGGTCGAACTTTTCAAAGCATTGCCATTACTGCGATTATTATCATATCCTTGGGCGCAATTGTCTTATATTCTTTTGGATTTGTAGATATTCAAAATAATTGGGAAAGACTATGGTCCTCGATTTTTCACAGCATTTCTGCATATAACAATGCAGGATTTTCGTTAATGTCAAATAGTCTGCAAGACTATAGAACAAATTATTTGGTGAATAGTGTTTTTGTTTTTCTCATTGTTATGGGTGGATTGGGCTGGCGGGTTATTGATGATATTTGGAGTAATAAAAAAAATCTTTCTTATAAGAAATTAAGTCTTCATTCCAGACTAGTTATTAGGACAACTTTATCTCTAATATTGTTCGGATCATTAGGGTTCTTTATCACTGAATCTTTACTAAATAGTCAATTTTTTAATGATTTAAATTTGTTTGAACGGTTAATATCATCTATCTTCGAAACAGTTAGTGCGAGAACTGCAGGCTTTACAAATTTTCCGATTTCTTTGAACTCTATCTCAGATACGGGCCTCTTATTATTAATGACGCTTATGTTTATTGGAGCAAGTACAGGAGGTACTGGTGGAGGCATAAAAACAACTACATTTATTGCTTTAATGGCTGCAACTAGATCAACTTTAAGAGGTCAGAAAGATGTAATTATTAGTAATAGATTAATTTCAGATAAAGTTATTTTAAAGGCAGTTGGAATTACAGTTGGATCTTTGCTTTTTGTTCTTTTAATGGCAATGTTGCTTAGTACAACTAATACTTTTGTTAAAAAAGAATCATTCACATTCCTAGAAATTCTGTTCACTTGCGTATCTGCATTTGCAACAGTTGGTTTTGATATTGGTTTAACCGCAAAATTAAATCATTTTGGTCAATTTATTCTTATTGTGGGTATGTTTGTGGGCAGACTTGGGATCCTTTTGCTTTTAAGTGCACTTTGGCAGGCTCTTTATAAGAGTAGAATAGATAGACAAAAGAGAATTGGCTATCCTAGGGCTGATCTATATGTTTAG
- a CDS encoding potassium channel family protein — protein MADWWQWSQKRENEAPTFAIVGVGRFGTAVCRELISNGADVLAADYSEKAIDDLRQLEPSIEARVVDCTDEESMKESGILEMNTVVVGISEPIEASITTTLIAKDSEGSKVKRVIARATSDLHEKMLKRVGADKVVFPSRMQGERLGLELVRPNLIERLELDNQTGIDEITVPEEFIGRSLRDLNLRKNYLVNVLAAGPAEELTVNPPAKYILERGNILVVMGKTVDLQKLPQN, from the coding sequence ATGGCTGATTGGTGGCAGTGGTCTCAAAAGAGAGAAAATGAAGCACCTACTTTTGCAATTGTCGGCGTTGGAAGATTTGGAACCGCAGTTTGCAGAGAACTTATTAGTAATGGTGCTGATGTTTTGGCTGCAGATTACTCGGAAAAAGCTATTGATGATTTAAGGCAATTAGAACCTTCGATAGAAGCGAGAGTTGTAGATTGTACTGATGAAGAGTCTATGAAGGAATCGGGAATTCTTGAAATGAATACTGTTGTAGTGGGTATTAGTGAACCTATTGAAGCAAGTATAACTACAACTCTTATTGCTAAGGATAGTGAAGGTAGCAAAGTGAAAAGAGTAATAGCGAGAGCTACCAGTGATTTGCACGAAAAAATGTTAAAAAGAGTAGGTGCAGATAAAGTTGTTTTCCCATCTAGGATGCAAGGAGAAAGGTTAGGTTTAGAACTAGTAAGACCTAACCTAATTGAAAGATTGGAACTAGATAATCAAACTGGTATAGATGAAATAACTGTTCCAGAAGAATTTATTGGAAGATCTTTAAGAGATTTAAATTTAAGGAAAAATTATTTAGTAAATGTTCTTGCTGCAGGACCTGCTGAAGAGTTAACAGTTAATCCTCCAGCAAAATATATTTTGGAAAGAGGAAATATTTTGGTAGTCATGGGTAAAACTGTAGATTTACAGAAATTGCCTCAAAATTAA
- a CDS encoding ribbon-helix-helix domain-containing protein, whose translation MATRQNSTNGKPKSPRIQVVLPELICEQLTILADNESRTVSNMAKVLIQEGIKNYFEKENKSPVSENNLNTDKFRDELEKQSVRRLKRAPQRIRYYKSSD comes from the coding sequence ATGGCTACCCGCCAAAACTCAACTAATGGGAAGCCTAAATCTCCCAGAATTCAAGTAGTTCTTCCTGAATTAATATGTGAGCAATTAACTATTTTGGCCGATAATGAATCTAGGACAGTAAGTAATATGGCAAAAGTCTTAATACAAGAGGGTATAAAAAATTATTTCGAAAAAGAAAATAAATCACCTGTTTCAGAAAATAATTTAAATACTGATAAATTTAGAGATGAACTTGAAAAGCAAAGCGTCAGAAGATTAAAAAGAGCTCCTCAAAGGATTAGATACTATAAAAGTTCTGATTAA